In Nicotiana tabacum cultivar K326 chromosome 2, ASM71507v2, whole genome shotgun sequence, the following proteins share a genomic window:
- the LOC107802023 gene encoding zinc finger protein 11-like, whose product MGSDLNSSNFEITWKSDELGLSQAKFYRCSFCNRGFSNAQALGGHMNIHRKDRAKLREVPSEISSDDTSSPSKRPCEEHHHYHPISKAKDNDELIIRGDILQLPLFVDFPSKEVINCVETQEGNKGMQLSDDSELDLELRLGPEPPESSMKSY is encoded by the coding sequence ATGGGGAGTGATCTTAATTCTTCCAATTTCGAAATAACATGGAAATCCGACGAATTAGGCCTAAGCCAAGCTAAATTTTATAGGTGTAGCTTTTGTAATCGAGGTTTTTCCAATGCACAAGCACTAGGTGGACACATGAACATTCATAGAAAAGATAGAGCCAAGCTTAGAGAAGTTCCGAGTGAAATATCTAGCGATGACACGAGTAGTCCCTCAAAAAGGCCATGTGAAGAACATCATCATTATCATCCTATTTCCAAAGCAAAAGATAATGATGAGTTGATTATTAGAGGTGATATTTTACAATTACCTTTGTTTGTGGACTTTCCATCAAAAGAAGTAATCAATTGTGTGGAAacacaagaaggaaataagggCATGCAGCTGAGTGATGATTCAGAATTGGACCTTGAGCTTCGGTTAGGACCGGAACCTCCCGAGTCCTCAATGAAATCATACTAG